Proteins encoded together in one Kitasatospora albolonga window:
- a CDS encoding serine protease: MTKESPSSISGTRRAVRIAAAAGLAAALAASSAAPVFAVEDPAPAPVKPAATSDRGDKLGKADAEVLAKAEAKGEKNITMMIATTPGATEQVTEQLDAVKGSVLGQTYDKLGYVRATVPTGTAEATIEAASKLKSVLGIDLKQEIKLDDPTPSGDRAAGAKQLKATGSYPAPGKKTPAANPYNPSFETGAVDFVKKNPKADGRGITIGVLDSGVDLGHPALKKTTTGERKIVDWVTATDPVNDGDGTWLRMSQTVTGPTFTVGGKTYSAPAGSYRFVTFAEAATTGGDMAGDLNRDGDTTDVWGVLYDPVKGTVRVDLNENADFSDDKALKPYKDKFQVAYFGEDDPRTKVVERIPFVVETRKNVVYNAAGAKADYVNIGVIEGSHGTHVAGITAANGLFGGEMNGAAPGAKVVSSRACTWSGGCTNIALTEGMIDLVVNRGVDIVNMSIGGLPPLNDGNNARAELYKRLIDIYGVQLVISAGNSGPGLNTIGDPALADHVISVGASISKETWAANYGSNVTKKYDMLPFSSRGPREDGGFTPTIAAPGAAINTTQTWAEGGPVREAGYALPPGYSMLQGTSMASPQAAGAAALLLSAAKQKGLELPPADLRVALTSSASHIKDVPAHVQGSGLIDIVGAWKLITKKGNPAHEYKVKAPVDTAIDFALKDPGFGTGLYDREGGLKVGETKVYEITVTRTTGPDRNVQHKLSWKNNNGTFKLSSPEYVSLPLDVPVKLKVTAKAKKAGVHSAILELDDSKTIGIDHQVLSTVVVAHELNHPTYAFKNSSSVQRNGTTSYFFNVPEGAKTLEVALSALRSGSQTRFIALHPYGTPVDPTSTVNCYPNYENPANVCRPDVRSYKDPYPGVWEIEVESRRTSPLLDNPFKLDVSILGAAFDPAVQTIAEAKIGAPAAVNWKVTNGAAALEGKLKGGSLGSAKVDKPSISTGQTRQTTVTIGAGVEKLDFAIGGTSDANADLDLYVFRGATQVGSGTTAGSEERVSLTNPAAGTYTVIVEGYSVPSGSTTYDYRDVYYTASLGTLKVDTSKTYNLANGASAQVGAEVVVAGAAPEGRQFFGEVQLVNARGTAAGTGSVVIEKVTP; this comes from the coding sequence ATGACCAAGGAATCCCCCAGCTCCATATCCGGGACGAGACGCGCCGTGCGCATCGCGGCCGCCGCCGGCCTGGCTGCCGCCCTCGCGGCCTCCAGCGCCGCGCCGGTGTTCGCCGTCGAAGACCCGGCACCGGCACCCGTCAAACCGGCCGCCACAAGCGACCGGGGCGACAAGCTCGGCAAGGCCGACGCCGAGGTTCTGGCCAAGGCCGAGGCCAAGGGCGAGAAGAACATCACGATGATGATCGCCACCACCCCGGGGGCGACCGAGCAGGTCACCGAGCAGCTGGACGCCGTCAAGGGCTCCGTGCTCGGCCAGACCTACGACAAGCTCGGCTACGTCCGGGCGACGGTGCCGACCGGCACCGCCGAGGCCACCATCGAGGCCGCCTCCAAGCTCAAGTCCGTCCTCGGCATCGATCTCAAGCAGGAGATCAAGCTGGACGACCCGACGCCCTCGGGCGACCGGGCCGCGGGGGCGAAGCAGCTGAAGGCCACGGGCAGTTACCCCGCCCCCGGCAAGAAGACCCCGGCCGCCAACCCGTACAACCCGTCCTTCGAGACGGGCGCGGTCGACTTCGTCAAGAAGAACCCGAAGGCCGACGGCCGCGGGATCACCATCGGTGTCCTGGACTCCGGTGTCGACCTCGGCCACCCCGCGCTGAAGAAGACCACCACCGGCGAGCGCAAGATCGTCGACTGGGTCACCGCGACCGACCCGGTCAACGACGGCGACGGCACCTGGCTGCGGATGTCGCAGACGGTCACCGGCCCGACCTTCACGGTCGGCGGCAAGACGTACTCGGCCCCGGCGGGCAGCTACAGGTTCGTCACCTTCGCCGAGGCGGCCACCACCGGCGGCGACATGGCGGGCGACCTCAACCGCGACGGTGACACCACCGACGTCTGGGGCGTGCTGTACGACCCGGTCAAGGGCACCGTCCGGGTCGACCTGAACGAGAACGCCGACTTCTCCGACGACAAGGCCCTCAAGCCGTACAAGGACAAGTTCCAGGTCGCGTACTTCGGTGAGGACGACCCGCGCACCAAGGTCGTCGAGCGCATCCCGTTCGTCGTCGAGACCCGTAAGAACGTGGTCTACAACGCGGCGGGCGCCAAGGCCGACTACGTCAACATCGGCGTGATCGAGGGCTCGCACGGCACGCACGTGGCGGGCATCACCGCGGCCAACGGCCTGTTCGGCGGCGAGATGAATGGTGCCGCCCCCGGCGCCAAGGTCGTCTCCTCGCGCGCCTGCACCTGGTCCGGCGGCTGCACCAACATCGCGCTGACCGAGGGCATGATCGACCTCGTCGTCAACCGCGGGGTCGACATCGTCAACATGTCGATCGGCGGCCTGCCGCCGCTGAACGACGGCAACAACGCCCGCGCCGAGCTGTACAAGCGCCTGATCGACATCTACGGCGTCCAGCTCGTCATCTCCGCGGGCAACAGCGGTCCGGGCCTCAACACCATCGGTGACCCGGCCCTGGCCGACCACGTCATCTCGGTGGGCGCGTCGATCTCCAAGGAGACCTGGGCCGCGAACTACGGCTCCAACGTCACCAAGAAGTACGACATGCTCCCCTTCTCCTCGCGCGGTCCGCGTGAGGACGGCGGCTTCACGCCGACCATCGCGGCCCCGGGCGCGGCGATCAACACCACCCAGACCTGGGCCGAGGGCGGTCCGGTCAGGGAGGCGGGCTACGCCCTGCCGCCCGGCTACTCGATGCTCCAGGGCACCTCGATGGCCTCGCCGCAGGCCGCCGGCGCCGCGGCCCTGCTGCTCTCCGCCGCGAAGCAGAAGGGCCTGGAGCTGCCCCCGGCCGACCTCCGTGTCGCACTGACCAGCTCCGCGTCGCACATCAAGGACGTGCCCGCGCACGTCCAGGGTTCCGGTCTGATCGACATCGTCGGTGCCTGGAAGCTCATCACCAAGAAGGGCAACCCGGCGCACGAGTACAAGGTGAAGGCCCCGGTCGACACCGCGATCGACTTCGCGCTCAAGGACCCGGGCTTCGGCACCGGCCTCTACGACCGTGAGGGCGGCCTCAAGGTCGGCGAGACAAAGGTCTACGAGATCACCGTCACCCGCACCACGGGCCCGGACCGCAACGTCCAGCACAAGCTGTCGTGGAAGAACAACAACGGCACCTTCAAGCTGAGCAGCCCCGAGTACGTCTCGCTGCCGCTCGACGTCCCGGTGAAGCTGAAGGTCACGGCGAAGGCCAAGAAGGCCGGCGTGCACAGCGCCATCCTGGAGCTGGACGACAGCAAGACCATCGGGATCGACCACCAGGTCCTCTCCACGGTCGTCGTCGCGCACGAGCTGAACCACCCCACCTACGCGTTCAAGAACTCGAGCTCGGTGCAGCGCAACGGCACCACCTCGTACTTCTTCAACGTGCCGGAGGGCGCCAAGACCCTTGAGGTCGCCCTCAGCGCGCTGCGCTCGGGCAGCCAGACCCGGTTCATCGCCCTGCACCCGTACGGGACGCCGGTCGACCCGACCTCCACGGTCAACTGCTACCCGAACTACGAGAACCCGGCGAACGTCTGCCGTCCGGACGTGCGGTCCTACAAGGACCCGTACCCCGGCGTGTGGGAGATCGAGGTCGAGTCGCGCCGTACGTCGCCGCTGCTGGACAACCCGTTCAAGCTGGACGTCTCGATCCTCGGTGCCGCCTTCGACCCGGCGGTGCAGACCATCGCCGAGGCGAAGATCGGCGCTCCGGCCGCGGTGAACTGGAAGGTCACCAACGGCGCGGCGGCTCTTGAGGGCAAGCTCAAGGGCGGCTCGCTCGGCTCGGCCAAGGTCGACAAGCCGTCGATCTCCACGGGCCAGACCCGGCAGACCACGGTCACCATCGGTGCGGGCGTCGAGAAGCTCGACTTCGCCATCGGCGGTACGTCGGACGCCAACGCCGACCTCGACCTGTACGTCTTCCGGGGCGCCACCCAGGTCGGCAGCGGCACCACCGCCGGTTCCGAGGAGCGGGTCAGCCTGACCAACCCGGCCGCCGGTACGTACACGGTCATCGTCGAGGGCTACTCGGTCCCGTCGGGGTCGACCACGTACGACTACCGGGACGTGTACTACACGGCCTCGCTCGGCACCCTGAAGGTCGACACGTCGAAGACCTACAACCTCGCGAACGGCGCCTCGGCGCAGGTCGGCGCCGAGGTCGTGGTCGCCGGTGCGGCTCCCGAGGGACGGCAGTTCTTCGGTGAGGTCCAGCTGGTCAACGCGCGCGGCACGGCCGCGGGCACCGGCAGCGTCGTGATCGAGAAGGTCACGCCGTAA
- a CDS encoding RNA polymerase subunit sigma-70, which produces MPVRRERGPGDPLGPAQVDRVRAVLSLGGVPYADLQDGVQQIRLRLLERTARGQEPPGDLGAWAAVVASNLAADWHRGRGRQERVAARLAALDPPGGATAGGQEARLLALTVAAGLDALPEPQRQALVLRFYADLSVPQIASELGIPQGTVKSRLYAAARTMRERLAPLHADGVV; this is translated from the coding sequence GTGCCGGTGAGGAGAGAACGGGGTCCGGGCGATCCGCTCGGCCCCGCGCAGGTGGACCGCGTGCGGGCCGTCCTGTCGCTGGGCGGGGTGCCGTACGCGGACCTCCAGGACGGGGTGCAGCAGATCCGGCTGCGCCTCCTGGAGCGCACCGCGCGGGGCCAGGAGCCGCCGGGGGACCTCGGGGCCTGGGCGGCCGTGGTCGCCTCGAACCTGGCGGCCGACTGGCACCGGGGGCGGGGCCGCCAGGAGCGGGTGGCGGCCCGTCTCGCCGCCCTGGACCCGCCCGGCGGGGCCACGGCGGGCGGCCAGGAGGCACGGCTGCTGGCCCTCACGGTCGCGGCCGGGCTCGACGCGCTGCCCGAACCGCAGCGCCAGGCCCTGGTGCTGCGGTTCTACGCGGACCTCTCGGTCCCGCAGATCGCCTCCGAGCTGGGGATTCCGCAGGGCACGGTCAAGAGCAGGCTCTACGCGGCGGCGCGCACGATGCGGGAGCGGCTGGCGCCGCTGCACGCGGACGGGGTGGTGTGA
- a CDS encoding aspartate-semialdehyde dehydrogenase gives MKVGIVGATGQVGTVMLKILAERDFPVDELRLFASARSAGSTIAFKDAPVTVEDASTADYTGLDIVLFSAGGATSKALAEKVASQGAVVIDNSSAWRKDPEVPLVVSEVNPHAARVRPKGIIANPNCTTMAAMPVLRPLHDEAGLEALTVATYQAVSGSGLAGVSELHGQASKVVADAEKLVHDGEAVDFPEPGVYKRPIAFNVLPLAGSIVDDGSFETDEEQKLRNESRKILEIPELKVSGTCVRVPVFSGHSLQINARFARPIGVERAYELLKDADGVELSEIPTPLQAAGKDASYVGRIRVDETVDNGLALFVSNDNLRKGAALNAVQIAELVAAELKG, from the coding sequence GTGAAGGTCGGAATCGTCGGCGCCACCGGTCAGGTCGGCACAGTCATGCTCAAGATCCTGGCCGAGCGGGACTTCCCGGTCGACGAGCTGCGGCTGTTCGCCTCCGCCCGGTCCGCGGGCTCCACGATCGCCTTCAAGGACGCGCCCGTCACCGTCGAGGACGCCTCCACGGCCGACTACACCGGGCTGGACATCGTGCTGTTCTCCGCCGGTGGCGCGACCTCGAAGGCGCTGGCCGAGAAGGTCGCCTCCCAGGGCGCCGTGGTGATCGACAACTCCTCCGCCTGGCGCAAGGACCCCGAGGTCCCCCTCGTCGTCTCCGAGGTCAACCCGCACGCGGCCCGGGTCCGGCCCAAGGGGATCATCGCCAACCCGAACTGCACCACGATGGCCGCCATGCCCGTGCTGCGCCCGCTGCACGACGAGGCCGGTCTCGAAGCGCTGACCGTCGCGACCTACCAGGCCGTCTCCGGCTCCGGTCTCGCCGGGGTCTCCGAGCTGCACGGCCAGGCGTCCAAGGTCGTCGCCGACGCCGAGAAGCTGGTCCACGACGGCGAGGCCGTGGACTTCCCCGAGCCGGGCGTCTACAAGCGTCCGATCGCCTTCAACGTGCTGCCGCTGGCGGGCTCGATCGTGGACGACGGCTCCTTCGAGACGGACGAGGAGCAGAAGCTCCGCAACGAGTCCCGCAAGATCCTGGAGATCCCGGAGCTGAAGGTCTCCGGCACCTGCGTCCGGGTCCCGGTCTTCTCCGGCCACTCGCTCCAGATCAACGCCCGCTTCGCCCGCCCGATCGGTGTCGAGCGCGCTTACGAGCTGCTGAAGGACGCGGACGGTGTCGAGCTCTCGGAGATCCCGACCCCGCTCCAGGCGGCGGGCAAGGACGCCTCCTACGTGGGCCGCATCCGGGTCGACGAGACCGTGGACAACGGCCTCGCGCTCTTCGTCTCCAACGACAACCTCCGCAAGGGCGCGGCGCTGAACGCCGTACAGATCGCGGAGCTGGTGGCGGCCGAGCTGAAGGGCTGA